A genomic region of Oryza glaberrima chromosome 1, OglaRS2, whole genome shotgun sequence contains the following coding sequences:
- the LOC127772290 gene encoding MADS-box transcription factor 51 isoform X1: MARRGRVQLRRIEDKASRQVRFSKRRAGLFKKAFELALLCDAEVALLVFSPAGKLYEYSSSSIEGTYDRYDRYQQFAGARRDLNEGSTSINSDENASIHSRLRDITAWSLQNNADESDANQLEKLEKLLTNALRDTKSKKGTTGRSIIDAEIGVLHSKALRENSTSTEGRETGPPLRSAVLMLAKQNGEGSRSRANSSGSRGQEEGSA; this comes from the exons ATGGCGCGGAGGGGGAGAGTGCAGCTGAGGCGGATCGAGGACAAGGCGAGCCGGCAGGTGCGGTTCTCCAAGAGGAGGGCGGGTCTGTTCAAGAAGGCGTTCGAGCTCGCCCTGCTCTGCGACGCGGAGGTGGCGCTCCTCGTCTTCTCCCCCGCCGGCAAGCTCTACGAGTACTCCTCCTCCAG cattgaaGGTACCTATGATCGCTATGATCGCTATCAGCAATTCGCTGGAGCCAGGAGAGACCTGAACGAAGGAAGTACAAGCATCAACAGT GATGAAAATGCAAGTATACACTCCAGGCTTAGGGACATAACGGCCTG GTCTCTCCAAAACAATGCTGACGAGTCGGATGCTAATCAGCTAGAGAAACTGGAGAAACTGCTGACAAATGCTTTGAGGGATACGAAATCAAAGAAG gGGACAACTGGGAGATCTATCATCGATGCTGAGATTGGTGTGCTTCATTCAAAAGCGCTGCGAGAAAACTCT acTTCAACTGAAGGCCGTGAAACCGGCCCACCTCTCCGTTCTGCCGTTTTA ATGTTGGCAAAACAAAATGGTGAAGGGAGTAGGAGCAGAGCAAACTCCAGTGGCTCTAGGGGGCAGGAGGAAGGAAGTGCATGA
- the LOC127772290 gene encoding MADS-box transcription factor 51 isoform X2: MARRGRVQLRRIEDKASRQVRFSKRRAGLFKKAFELALLCDAEVALLVFSPAGKLYEYSSSSIEGTYDRYDRYQQFAGARRDLNEGSTSINSDENASIHSRLRDITAWSLQNNADESDANQLEKLEKLLTNALRDTKSKKTSTEGRETGPPLRSAVLMLAKQNGEGSRSRANSSGSRGQEEGSA, from the exons ATGGCGCGGAGGGGGAGAGTGCAGCTGAGGCGGATCGAGGACAAGGCGAGCCGGCAGGTGCGGTTCTCCAAGAGGAGGGCGGGTCTGTTCAAGAAGGCGTTCGAGCTCGCCCTGCTCTGCGACGCGGAGGTGGCGCTCCTCGTCTTCTCCCCCGCCGGCAAGCTCTACGAGTACTCCTCCTCCAG cattgaaGGTACCTATGATCGCTATGATCGCTATCAGCAATTCGCTGGAGCCAGGAGAGACCTGAACGAAGGAAGTACAAGCATCAACAGT GATGAAAATGCAAGTATACACTCCAGGCTTAGGGACATAACGGCCTG GTCTCTCCAAAACAATGCTGACGAGTCGGATGCTAATCAGCTAGAGAAACTGGAGAAACTGCTGACAAATGCTTTGAGGGATACGAAATCAAAGAAG acTTCAACTGAAGGCCGTGAAACCGGCCCACCTCTCCGTTCTGCCGTTTTA ATGTTGGCAAAACAAAATGGTGAAGGGAGTAGGAGCAGAGCAAACTCCAGTGGCTCTAGGGGGCAGGAGGAAGGAAGTGCATGA